In Sedimentibacter sp. MB31-C6, one genomic interval encodes:
- a CDS encoding valine--tRNA ligase has translation MTTNIPSKYNPKEFEDKIYNIWIKENCFKAEVNPEKKPFTIVMPPPNITGQLHMGHALDQTLQDVLIRWKRMEGFEALWLPGSDHASIATEVKVVERLKKEEGKTKEDIGREEFLNRAWKWKEEYGGRIVEQVKKLGNSCDWSRERFTMDDGCNEAVKEFFIKLYDKKLIYRGNRIINWCPDCHTTLSDAEVEHEDTPGKYYYVKYPYVDNPDEYFVVATTRPETIFGDVAIAAHPDDERYKDLIGRKVIVPLVGREIPIIADEYPDISKGTGALKITPSHDPNDFEIGLRHNLEQISCMNEDGTMNDVSGKYDGMDRFECRKAFVKELEENEFILKIEDTDHNVGTCYRCHNIIEPRISDQWFVDMKPLAEPAIKAGLEKTLEFVPERFTKIYTHWLENIRDWCISRQLWWGHRIPAYYCQDCGEVMVQKDAPDKCSKCNSSNIKQDEDVLDTWFSSGLWPFSTLGWPNETEDLKYFYPTDVLVTGYDIIFFWVVRMVFSALEITEEVPFKHVFIHGLVRDAEGRKMSKSLGNGVDPLEVIEQYGADALRFMLMTGISPGNDTRFKMEKLESCRNFANKLWNASRFVLMNIEGDLIDEKTAKENYKIEDKWIISRANKTAKEMTDNLDKFELGLAAQRVYDFIWNEYCDWYIEIVKPRLYGEDGIDKDTARFVLIKVLKDMLKLLHPFMPFITEEIWSYLLDTNSRLVKANWPLYNDEENFEEAEINMEFIMDAIRSIRNTRAEMNVAPSRKARAIFVPSKAECRNYIETGASYFATLANIVEAKIVDDKSKIGEDTASSVIDGTEIYLPLSDLIDFEKEIERLEKEKSKLEGELKRVRGKLNNEKFTSKAPEKVVNEEKEKLEKYESMMEKVVERLESLKNK, from the coding sequence ATGACAACAAATATACCAAGCAAGTATAATCCAAAAGAATTTGAAGATAAAATTTATAATATTTGGATAAAAGAAAACTGCTTTAAAGCAGAGGTTAATCCTGAAAAGAAACCATTTACTATTGTAATGCCTCCACCAAACATTACTGGGCAACTTCACATGGGGCATGCTTTAGATCAAACATTACAGGATGTATTAATTAGATGGAAGAGAATGGAAGGATTTGAAGCTTTGTGGTTACCAGGTTCAGATCATGCAAGTATTGCAACAGAAGTTAAAGTAGTAGAAAGACTAAAAAAAGAAGAAGGTAAAACAAAAGAAGACATAGGAAGAGAAGAATTTCTTAATAGAGCATGGAAGTGGAAAGAAGAATACGGTGGAAGAATCGTTGAACAAGTAAAAAAACTTGGAAACTCATGTGACTGGTCTAGGGAAAGATTTACAATGGATGACGGTTGTAATGAAGCAGTAAAAGAATTTTTTATTAAATTATATGATAAAAAATTAATATACAGAGGAAATAGAATAATAAATTGGTGTCCTGACTGTCATACAACATTATCTGATGCTGAGGTTGAACATGAAGACACCCCTGGTAAATACTATTATGTAAAATACCCATATGTTGATAATCCAGATGAGTATTTTGTAGTAGCAACTACAAGACCAGAAACTATATTTGGGGATGTTGCTATTGCAGCTCACCCTGATGACGAGAGATATAAAGATTTAATTGGAAGAAAGGTTATTGTTCCTTTAGTAGGCAGAGAAATACCGATAATAGCAGATGAATATCCGGATATATCAAAGGGTACAGGTGCATTAAAAATAACTCCTTCTCATGATCCTAACGACTTTGAAATAGGGCTTCGTCATAATTTAGAGCAGATTAGCTGTATGAATGAAGATGGAACTATGAATGATGTATCAGGTAAATATGACGGTATGGATCGTTTTGAATGTAGAAAAGCTTTTGTAAAAGAATTAGAGGAAAATGAATTTATTTTAAAAATTGAAGATACAGATCATAATGTAGGAACATGTTATAGATGTCACAATATAATTGAGCCTCGCATATCGGATCAATGGTTTGTAGATATGAAACCATTAGCTGAACCAGCTATAAAAGCAGGTTTAGAAAAAACTCTTGAATTTGTACCAGAGCGTTTTACTAAAATATATACACATTGGCTTGAAAATATAAGAGATTGGTGTATTTCTAGACAATTATGGTGGGGGCATAGAATACCAGCTTATTATTGTCAGGATTGTGGTGAAGTAATGGTACAAAAAGATGCTCCTGATAAATGTTCTAAATGTAATAGTTCAAATATTAAACAAGACGAAGATGTACTTGATACCTGGTTTAGCTCGGGACTTTGGCCTTTCTCAACATTAGGTTGGCCTAATGAAACAGAAGATTTAAAATATTTTTATCCAACAGATGTTTTAGTAACGGGTTACGATATAATTTTCTTTTGGGTTGTAAGAATGGTATTTTCTGCTTTAGAAATAACTGAAGAAGTACCATTTAAACATGTTTTTATTCATGGATTAGTGAGAGATGCAGAAGGAAGAAAAATGAGTAAATCTCTTGGAAATGGTGTTGATCCTCTAGAAGTTATAGAACAATACGGAGCAGATGCACTTAGATTTATGCTTATGACTGGTATTTCTCCTGGTAATGATACTCGATTTAAAATGGAGAAACTTGAATCTTGTCGAAACTTTGCTAATAAATTGTGGAATGCATCTAGATTTGTTTTAATGAATATTGAAGGTGATTTAATAGACGAAAAAACAGCTAAAGAAAATTATAAAATTGAAGATAAATGGATAATATCAAGAGCTAATAAAACAGCAAAGGAAATGACAGATAACTTAGATAAGTTTGAATTAGGTCTGGCTGCTCAAAGAGTTTACGACTTTATTTGGAATGAATACTGTGACTGGTATATTGAAATAGTAAAACCAAGATTATATGGTGAAGATGGTATTGATAAAGATACTGCAAGATTTGTACTAATTAAAGTTTTGAAGGATATGTTAAAGTTACTTCATCCATTTATGCCATTTATAACAGAAGAAATTTGGTCCTATTTACTAGATACAAATTCAAGATTAGTTAAGGCGAATTGGCCATTATATAATGATGAAGAAAACTTTGAAGAAGCAGAAATTAACATGGAGTTTATTATGGATGCCATTAGAAGCATTCGAAATACAAGGGCAGAAATGAATGTCGCTCCATCTAGAAAAGCAAGAGCTATATTTGTACCATCAAAGGCAGAATGTAGAAATTATATTGAAACAGGAGCTTCATACTTTGCAACACTTGCTAATATTGTAGAAGCGAAGATAGTTGATGATAAATCAAAAATTGGGGAAGATACAGCTTCATCAGTTATAGATGGTACGGAAATATACCTTCCACTATCAGATTTAATAGACTTTGAAAAAGAAATTGAAAGACTTGAAAAAGAAAAATCTAAATTAGAAGGTGAGCTTAAACGTGTTCGTGGTAAATTGAATAATGAAAAGTTCACGAGTAAAGCTCCTGAAAAGGTAGTTAATGAAGAAAAAGAAAAGCTGGAAAAATATGAATCTATGATGGAAAAAGTAGTTGAAAGACTAGAATCATTAAAAAATAAATAG
- the splB gene encoding spore photoproduct lyase, translating into MFIPRRILFEKNTLDYEIGKNIYGYFKDDKRVEIINLSNNKIKENIPGDDVFTFYREGKNTLVVGKKRGMKFQSCKPSAHYQLPLLSGCTGQCEYCYLNTNMGDKPYMRINVNIDDILFNAQKYIDERLPEETIFEGSATSDPVPVEPYSNSLKQTIIFFSNNENGRFRFVTKYTDIDTLLDLNHKGRTEIRFTLNTNKIIKNFENKTPSMEKRIDACKKVINSEYPTGFIIAPVFLYNEWKEEYKNLLLSLKNNLPEKTAYPITFEVISHRYTSRAKNVILEAFPKTTLPMNDDERTFKYGQFGYGKYLYNKEKITEIKDFFNSEINTYFKDAIIKYII; encoded by the coding sequence ATGTTTATACCAAGAAGAATATTATTTGAAAAAAATACCTTAGATTATGAAATAGGAAAGAATATATATGGTTATTTTAAGGATGATAAAAGAGTAGAAATAATAAATTTAAGTAACAATAAAATTAAAGAAAATATACCAGGGGATGATGTTTTTACATTTTATAGAGAAGGTAAAAATACATTAGTAGTTGGTAAAAAAAGAGGCATGAAATTTCAATCATGTAAACCTTCTGCTCATTATCAACTACCTCTATTATCTGGTTGTACAGGACAATGCGAATACTGTTACTTAAATACTAATATGGGCGATAAACCATATATGAGAATTAATGTAAATATAGATGATATACTTTTTAATGCACAAAAATATATCGATGAAAGACTGCCAGAAGAAACAATATTTGAAGGTTCTGCTACATCTGACCCAGTTCCTGTTGAGCCTTATTCAAATTCACTAAAACAAACAATTATTTTTTTCAGCAACAATGAGAACGGAAGATTTCGTTTTGTTACAAAATATACAGATATTGATACATTACTTGATTTAAACCACAAAGGAAGAACAGAAATTAGGTTTACGTTGAACACTAATAAGATTATAAAAAATTTCGAAAATAAAACTCCGTCAATGGAAAAGAGAATTGATGCATGCAAAAAAGTAATTAATTCTGAATACCCAACAGGTTTTATAATAGCGCCTGTTTTTTTGTATAATGAATGGAAAGAAGAATACAAAAATTTATTATTATCATTAAAAAATAATTTACCAGAAAAAACAGCTTATCCAATTACTTTTGAAGTTATTTCTCATAGATATACTTCACGAGCTAAAAATGTTATCTTAGAAGCATTTCCTAAAACAACTTTACCAATGAATGATGATGAACGAACGTTTAAATATGGGCAATTTGGTTACGGAAAGTATTTATACAACAAAGAAAAGATTACAGAAATTAAAGATTTTTTTAATAGTGAAATTAATACTTATTTTAAAGATGCTATAATAAAATATATTATATAA
- a CDS encoding FecCD family ABC transporter permease, with the protein MNTKLKIIISLLLCAIVIIFGIGIGSVYIPPKDILNIILNKLFSIPLYSHISDVTISILWNLRLPRTLLAFIVGGALAVSGTVMQSVLKNPLASSYTLGVSSGASVGAGLVIITGFSIPILGMFTLPLVGLLCGLLTVFLAVSFASSMDKNMENNTIILVGMVFSLFINGILTLITALAKDHLEQLTFWQMGSFSLKEWSSVLILFPIVIIGIIILMHYSKELDIMTFGEEQARAIGVDIQKVKWILLSLSAALTGSSISFVGIIGFIDLIAPHVVRKIFGSSHKLVIPMSIVFGGAFMILCDLVARTIISPSELPVGAITAIIGAPFFAYVYFSRRRKV; encoded by the coding sequence ATGAATACAAAATTAAAAATCATAATTTCATTACTACTCTGTGCAATAGTAATTATTTTTGGAATTGGTATAGGAAGTGTTTATATACCCCCTAAAGATATACTTAACATCATATTAAACAAGTTATTTTCTATACCACTATATTCTCATATTTCTGATGTTACAATTTCTATACTTTGGAATTTAAGATTGCCAAGAACATTATTAGCATTTATCGTTGGTGGAGCTCTAGCTGTTAGTGGAACTGTAATGCAGTCTGTTTTAAAAAACCCTTTAGCTTCTTCCTATACATTAGGAGTATCATCAGGAGCCTCTGTTGGAGCAGGTTTAGTAATAATTACTGGATTTAGCATTCCTATTTTAGGAATGTTTACACTACCTTTAGTTGGATTGTTATGTGGCTTACTAACTGTTTTTCTTGCGGTAAGTTTTGCATCTTCCATGGATAAAAACATGGAAAATAATACTATAATTTTAGTAGGTATGGTCTTTTCTTTGTTTATTAATGGTATACTCACACTAATAACTGCTCTTGCAAAAGACCATCTTGAACAGCTTACATTTTGGCAAATGGGTAGTTTTTCACTAAAGGAATGGTCTAGTGTATTAATTCTTTTTCCTATTGTTATAATAGGCATAATAATTTTAATGCATTATTCTAAAGAATTAGATATTATGACATTTGGAGAAGAACAGGCTCGAGCCATTGGTGTAGATATACAAAAAGTAAAATGGATATTACTAAGCCTATCTGCTGCCCTTACTGGAAGTTCTATTTCTTTTGTAGGTATTATTGGTTTTATTGACTTGATTGCTCCCCATGTAGTTCGAAAAATCTTTGGCTCATCTCATAAACTTGTAATACCAATGTCCATTGTTTTTGGAGGTGCTTTTATGATACTATGTGATTTAGTAGCTAGGACAATTATATCTCCATCAGAACTGCCAGTTGGTGCTATAACTGCCATAATTGGTGCACCATTTTTTGCCTATGTATACTTTTCAAGAAGAAGGAAGGTCTAA